The genomic region ggatcccaaggcgttggcgtggagaaacaaaggtctttcctggaggagtttgcctgatggaggctggagaagtggaaatcaggcagtcaggaggaatgatgtgttgaggagagagttcaatttcagaggcatctgaggaacgagagagagcatcggccctaatgtttttatcagcaggccgaaagtgaatttcaaaattaaatcgggcaaagaacagagaccacctggcctgacgaggattcagccgttgggcagactggaggtaggagaggttcttgtgatcggtgtaaataataactggaaatcttgatccctccagcagatgcctccattcctcaagtgctaatttaatggctagaagctctcgatccccgatggagtagttcctctccgccggagagaaggtcctggaaaaaaaaccacaagtaacagcatgcccggaagagtttttttgtagaaggacagctccagctcccactgaggaggcatcaacctccaataggaagggtttagatgggtcaggtctggagagcacgggagccgaagaaaaggcagacttgagtcgtttaaaggcgtcttccgcttgaggaggccaagacttgggatcggcatttttttttgttaaagccacaataggagccacaatggtagaaaaatgtggaataaattgcctgtaataattggcgaaccccaaaaaacgttggatggcacggagtccggaggggcgtggccaatctaagacggcagagagtttatctgggtccatttgtagtccctggccagagaccaagtatcctagaaaaggaagagattggcattcaaacagacatttctctattttggcatagagttgattatcacgaagtctctgaagaaccatacggacatgctggcggtgttcttcaagattggcagaaaaaatcaggatatcgtccagatatacaacaacacaggagtatagtagatcacgaaaaatttcattaacaaagtcttggaagacggcaggggcgttgcatagaccaaagggcatgaccagatactcaaagtgtccatctctggtgttaaatgccgttttccattcatccccctctctgatgcggatgagattataagcacctcttaagtccagtttggtaaaaatatgggcaccttggagacgatcaaagagttcagagatgaggggtagggggtagcggttcttaaccgtgattttattaagaccgcggtagtcaatgcaaggacgtagagagccatcttttttggacacaaagaaaaatccggctccggcaggagaggaggatttacggataaagcccttttttaaattttcttggacgtattcagacatggcaagagtctctgggacggacagaggatagattctgccccggggtggagtagtgcccgggaggaggtcaatgggacaatcatatggcctgtgaggaggtagagtctcagcttgttttttgcaaaaaacgtccgcaaagtccatataggccttagggagaccggttacatgaggaagcacagggacacggcaaggtttactgggaaccggttttaagcagtccttggaacaagagggcccccaactcttgatctccccagtggaccaatccaggattggggaatggagttgaagccagggaagtccaagaaggatttcagaagtgcaattggggaggaccaacagttcaatcctctcgtgatgagatccgatgcacattagaaggggctccgtgcggaaacgtatagtacagtccaatctttcattgtttacacaattgatgtagaggggtctggcgagactggtcaccgggatgttgaacctgttgacgagagaggctaagatgaaatttcctgcagatccagagtccaagaaggccacagcagagaaggagaaggcagaggcagacatccgcacaggcacagtaagacgtggagaagcagagtagacatcaaggactgtctcacctttgtgcggagtcagcggacgtctttccaggcggggaggacggataggacaatccttcaggaagtgttcggtactagcacagtacaggcagagattctccatgcggcgtcgtgtcctctcttggggtgtcaggcgagaccggtcgacctgcatagcctccacggcgggaggcacaggaacagattgcaggggaccagaggagagaggagccggggagaagaaacgcctcgtgcgaacagagtccatatcctggcggagctcctgacgccgttcggaaaaacgcatgtcaatgcgagtggcaagatggatgagttcatgtaggttagcagggatttctcgtgcggccagaacatctttaatgttgctggataggccttttttaaaggtcgcgcagagtgcctcattattccaggataattctgaagcaagggtacggaactgtacggcatactcgccaacggaagaattaccctggaccaggttcaatagggcagtctcagcagaagaggctcgggcaggttcctcaaagacacttcgaatttccgagaagaaggagtgtacagaggcagtgacggggtcattgcggtcccagagcggtgtggcccaagccagggcttttccagacagcaggctgactacgaaagccaccttagacctttcagtggggaactggtccgacatcatctccaagtgtaatgaacattgggaaagaaagccacggcaaaacttagagtccccatcaaatttatccggcaaggatagtcgtattccagaagcggccactcgctgcggaggaggtacaggagctggcggaggagatgattgctggagctgtggtagtaactgttgtagcataacagtcagttgagacagctgttggccttgttgcgcaatctgttgtgactgctgggcgaccaccgtggtgaggtcagcgacaactggcagaggaacttcagcgggatccatggccggatctactgtcacgatgccggctggcaggtagtggatcctctgtgccagagagggattggcgtggaccgtgctagaggatcggttctaagtcactactggttttcaccagagcccgccgcaaagcgggatggtcttgctgcggcggtagtgaccaggtcgtatcccctagcaacggctcaacctctctggctgctgaagataggcgcggtacaagggagtagacagaagcaaggtcggacgtagcagaaggtcggggcaggcagcaaggatcgtagtcaggggcaacggcagaaggtctggaatcacaggcaaggaacacacaaggaacgctttcactggcactagggcaacaagatccggcgagggagtgaaggggaagtgaggtgatatagggaagtgcacaggtgtaaacactaattggaaccactgcaccaatcagcggtgcagtggccctttaaatcgcaaagacccggcgcgcgcgcgccctagggagcggggccgcgcgcgccgggacagaactgacggggagcgagtaaggtacgggagccggggtgcgcatcgcgagcgggcgctacccgcatcgcgaatcgcatcccggccggaggtggtaacgcagcgccccgggtccgtggaaccgaccggggcgctgcagtgagggaagtgtagcgagcgctccggggaggagcggggacccggagcgctcggcgtaacacttgtatTGTTGGGAATATCATTATATTTTTGCTTATTCATTTTAGTGTAAGCCTTCATGCTCCAATGTACTATTTTATTAGTGTATTTGCTGTTTTGGAAATTTTATTTGTTTCTATCATTGTCCCCAAACTGTTAGATATCCTTATTGCAGGTAGAAACCGGATCAGTTTTGAGGCCTGCTTCCTGCAGCTATATTGCGCTGATACCACAGGTATAGTGGAATGTTACCTTCTCACTGTTATGGTTTTCGATAGACATTTTGCCATCACAAGCCCATTCCAATATGGGATTATAATGACTCAATGGTATATCAAACTTGCTATATTTCCATGGCTTGTTGGTTTGGTTGCAGCTTTCATACCGACCATCTTCACAGCGTCTTTGAAATTCTGTGGTCCCAATGTGATTGACCATTTCTTCTGTGACCTGGCTCCTCTACAGAACTTGGCATGTTCCGATTCCTACGTCAGTAACCTTGTGACCAGCATAACTGCCATTTTCGTGGTTCTCCTCCCCTTCATCGTCATCATTGGGTTCTATACTCACATCATAGTTACAGTCCTAAAGATTAAGAGCGTAGAAGGTAAACGAAAAGCCTTCTCCACCTGCTCCTCTCACCTTATCGTAGCCAGCCTTTTCTTCATTACAGGCATCGTTGTCTACGTAAGGCCTAATGGCAGTGATTATGATAaattttttgctctgatatataaaGTTGTCACACCTCTTTTAAACCCTTTTATTTACACATTAAGGAACAAGGATGTCAAGACAAGTCTCCTTAGGACATTTATAGTGTTCAAGGAAAAATATGTTGTAACCTTCAAATGCAAATTTTGTAAAAATGAGTTATTTTCGAAATAAAACTTTCTTAATACCTATAGGTGTACTAAagttcaaaaagcaaaaaaaataaataactgcaTAGACAGGAGCAGGCTGAAAACAATCAAGGCCACTGGACCAAAGAAAGCAGGGGCCCCTGCAAGACTTTATCCTGGCCCCACATCTTCCCAGCCCTTATTCCTACCCAAACCCCTCCTCGTGCCTCATCCCGTGCATCACAGGAGCAGCATAAAGCTATGGAAGCCTGGCAAATCTAATGAAaggcttctgtaggatcctgtGTCAACATCCACCCTCTGAACCAAGTTCAGAAGGTGGAGCCACACAGAATTCTGTGTCAGGGGTGGGATACTGCAAAACACTGGACCCCTGAATATTTTACTGCAACAaactatgcccctgaatataatactgctacacattgtactcctgaatataactctgctatacactgtaccgctTGTATATAagcctgccacatactgtaccccctgaatataaccctgccacacgctGTATGTCTGAATgtgttactaccacacactgttcccctgaatataacactaccacacactgccctcctgaatataactctgccacaTGCTGTAACCCTGAATGTAATACAATACCCACTGTTTCCTTTGTCCTGCTCTAGACCCATCTGCCTTCTTACAGACTCCTGTTTCCCCATAAAAAACACTGCCTTATTTTGCCCTCCAGAATGCTCTGTCCTCCCCAGactactctgtcctcctcttagactcccctatcctgctccagatctTCTGTCTCcccttacagactcctctgtcctactCCTAAACCCCCCTACCCTGCTCCAGACCCTTCTGCCCCATCTCAGATCCCCATCAGATGCCCCACCCTTGGACTCCTCTGACCTCCCTGGACACCTCTGTCCCCATCTTAGACCAATTTGTCCTTCCTTAGACCCATTTGTCCTTCCCTAGACCCCACTGTCCCCCTGTCTCTAGTGTTCCCtctcagacccctctgccccatcTTAGACCTCTCCCCTAAATCCCGCTGTCCCTTTTTTTCAGGCTCCTCTTCTCCCATCTTAGACACCTttgtcctccccagaccccttTTTTCCCCTCTCAGACTCCTGTGTCTTCCTCTCAACGCCCCCGTCCCCATCTTAGACCCTGTTGCCCtcctcagactcctctgttcccctCTTAGACCCCTCTGCCCCACTCTCAGGCTCCTCTATCCCCTTTTAGACTCCCCTGTTCCctctcagacccatctgtcccctCTCAGACTCATCTGTACTCCTCCCAGACTTCTCTGTTTTCCTCTGACCTATGACCCCCCTCTCAGACCCCTCTTTACTCCCCTTACAGACACCCCTGTCCTCTTTCAGACTTTTCTGGGTGGCTACAATTACTGTCTATGAGTTTCTTGTGGGAGAGATAACATTGGACCACTTCTAGGGGGGTGGAAATGCTGTCAGCAGAGGAAGTTTTGTGTAGCACACAGGTCTTAAATCTACACCATGCGCCCAGCTTTCATACTCTTCTTTTGCATGGACACTGTGTTCTTCCTGGGCACAGCGTGACAGCAGTATTACGGAGTAAGAATACCACTGTCAGCTGGGCAGTCCCAGTGCTGTAAGTTAGCAGCGTGGCACAGCTGGTGGTGGGACCTTTCTGTGGCTTTGCCCTTGGACCATGTCTGAATGGTCAGATTGCTCAGTGCACCCCCATAAATACAGAATATTGTTCCTTTGCGACCTACTACATGTctgcatgctgctgctgctgagttTTACTTGCTTTCACTAGTTGACAACTGCAAACAGTAACCTGCATAGAAGTTTGCTCTGGTTATTTAATCCTCTAAATGATGTTGTCATTGCTTAGAGTGGCCTATAGGTAGATAAAAGCTGCGTTATGGCAGCCTAGGTCTCTTCAAAGGCCTCTGTGGCTGCCATGACAGAGCAGCTTGCCATAGGAATGCTGTACTAGCAGATCGTTAATCTGACATAAATATAGCATTGAACTTTAAATGCGAACTATCACATAGTAAAGTCCCCTAGAGATAgtttaaaaatgaacaaaaaaattaaatatgttaaaaatataataaaataaaaacatatataaattcattgtgctaaaaatgagcccccacGCAGAATTGTCAaattatgttttgttttaaaaACATTGAAATAAAAACACTGTGGTTCTTAGAAGGAAAGGATAAAACATCCATGAGGAAGGAAATGGCTTGAGTTCTGGGTGAGGCTTAGTGGGGGCAACACGTAGGTGAAGCAGGAGACATGCATGCATGCTGGTAGTACTGGTATCAGGAGCCTCCACCTGCGACTGGATGAGCTTCTCCACCCTTCCACAAGAAATCCTGTATGCGGGAACTGCTGCATCTCACAGATAACAGACCTGCTGTGACATTACTACAATCCCAAAAGGTGAGTCTGAAGAGTTACAAAGGGGTCGTGGTggtggagggtgggggggggggggggcgcaaaggGGTTGTGTAGGTGACAGAGGAGCCTGAAGGGGGAACCAGAAGTCTTTAAGGGTATTGGGCAGAGCAGTGTAAGAGGTGAACAGAGGGATCTGAAGCAGGACAGAAGTGTCTAAAAGGAGGATATAGGTGTCGTTACGTGGAAAACAGAGGGGCCTGGAgaaggacagagtggtctggagagGGAAACAGAGGGTCTGGAAAGGGACTGAAGACTCTGGAGAAGGGATACATAGGGGATCGGGGGAAGGACAGAGCAGTCTAAAGGAGAGGGGCAAAGGGGTCTGAGGGAAGACAGGGGGGTCTGAAGGGAGGAGGTAGAGGGGCTAAAGCCGGACAGAGGAGTTcaagaggggacagaggggtctagatgaGTCTGGAGGTGGAAACAgaattctttttttggggggggatagaggggtctggagaatgaCAAAGGAGTATAAGATGGGGAGAAATGGGTCTTTGGGGTGACAGGGAAAACAAAAGTGTGTAAGAGATAACAGATGACTCAGGAGGAGGACAGCAGTATCTAGAGTGGTAAACAAAGGGGGTCTGGggtaggacagaggagtctggaggaaggggACGTAGGAGTCTGtaagggaggacagaggggtctggagggagaaaCAAAGGGTTtcagggaggacagaggagtctggaaaaggGAGACAGAGGGTTCTGGAGGGGACAACAGAgcgacctgggggggggggcagaggagtctagaggaagGTGACGGAGGAGTCTGGAGTATGGGAAAAAGGAgtctggggaggacagaggagcctggaagaGAAAACAGAATTCTGTAAGGTAGGAATAGAGTGGTCTGGAGAAGGGCAGTTGAATCTAAGAAGGAAGCAGAGAGGTCTTGGTGAGGACAGAGAGCTCTGGAGGGGAAAACACGAGTCTGTAAGGGGGAAAAGGATGAGTCTAGTAAATAAAGGTGTCTTGGGTTAGGATGAAAGACAGAGTTGAAAAGAATCAAGAGGAACAAAGACAACTAAagaaaatacatcatatgtgagtCATTGTGATTGTAAACTCTGTCTGTGCCCCATAGGAGCCTTTTTCACTTGTAATGTCTGTAACAACAATGGATAaagcaacaacttccagcatatccTTACCATTGATCAGGTCTGGGAGCTGTAGAATCACATGGTAAAAACTACAGCACACCATAAGCTGACTTAGCAGTTGGAATATTTGATTATAAGAGTAAAAGTATTTTTGCGCAGTGCACTACACCGCAGGCATCAGTCACATCAAGTAGGGAACTTGTTAAAAATTTGAATCCTACCCCTACAACTACAATCCTACCCCTGCAAGTGATAGTGTCACAGTAGGTAGGGAGCAGTGCAGACTTGAACTTGGCCCAAACCGCTTTGGATAGTCTGCCCTAAATAGTGGCTCCCAACTTAACCACGGTCCCTACACACGCACAAGTGCATGGGATGTAAAGGTCATGTAATGTCAGCATCTCTCGGACACAATAGAGACAAAATCTAAATAccaaagagaaaaaaacagggaAACATCTGAGGGTCAAAACCAAGGGGAACACATAGTACAAGGCCAGCAGGCAAGAGAGTAGCCAGGGTACAGGCAAAGCTCCGATCATGTCAGACCAGGGATACTGAAAACAGGCACAGGAAAACAGGAACAGGAATGTTCAGCTCAGTTAGATAGATGCCAGTTTAATAACCCAGCTACTGAATGGCATGAGCGCCAGTGTGGCAGATGATTAGACCAACGCTCTCACCTCTGGATTGACTATGTAATCCATATTACACAGTGACAAGCAATCCTGGGATTAGCACTGCACTGTAAGGTAAATTAAAGCTTTCATCTCATCTTGGCAGCAGTAACCTCTTCCTTGCTATGCTGCAGCTGTATATACACAATGCCGTCTGCTGTGTCTAATCTCCCCCTCCTTGAAGTCAGCAGCCTGTCTTTAGCATCAGCCCATTGCATAGTGTAACTTCTTTCTTGATGTGATTGGGCTCTTTCTTTTATGTCTGCGCACATGACAACTTGCAAAGACATTGCAACTATGGCCCCTTCTTCCTTCCATATGCATCTATaatagtgtactgtataaattACCTCAGCACAGTATAATCCATTCTTGTTCAGTGCACTTTCACCAACACTTCATACAGAAAGGAGAAGGTCCTTTGCTGTAAATGGACAGACAACTAAGGGAGAAAGTATCTGCTTGTGTACTtctggcaaacagcccagctctgaAATAGGGAAAAAGAGAAATAGctgtgtactagagatgagcgaacttacagtaaatttgattcgtcactaacttctcggctcggcagttgatgacttttcctgcataaattagttcagctttcaggtgctccgatgggctggaaaaggtggatacagtcctaggagactctttcctaggaatgtatccaccttttccagcccactggagcacctgaaggctgaactaatttactcgggataagtcatcaactgccgagccgagaagttcgtgacgaatcgaatttactgtaagttcgctcatctctactgtgcaCCATCGAGGCAATTCTCATGGGCTTAATAACAGGGCATGTCATCAATCTTAAGGGttattttagtaaattttgaaaaatattttgaaatgacaggtatgctAAAATTGGCtggtcactaaggggttaagaaaatgaGCTCAATGCATTGGTTTCTGTCGTACAGGATTATTTATTTTAGTTATAACAAAGAAATACACAATGCCCAATTATAGCTAATACATTTTAGCAACATTTTCAATATTACACAATCATTTTGCTCTCTGTTTCTTTGTTCCGGGATTAAACAAATTTTACTTCTGGGGTTTAAGTCTCATGATGAATTATTTCCCCACAATATTCGTTCCTGAGAGTCCCTCTGCGATTCAGCTCATTATAAAAGGGATTCTCTGGTGTGACCTAGCAGAAGATAATGCGGTGGCACAGATCAGTATTACCTATATCTAAAAACGGCGAAATCTAAGGTAAGCACaattttgtatattatattttcattaaaattttatttatatcatattttattttaccaagttatTCCAAGGGAGAAATTCAGTATGAGATCCAGCGTACATCTAGGGCAGAATAGTCTTTCTTTCTGTAGAATGTGAATAATTTACATTTAACCCTTATTCCCATGCACTGTAGTGTAATGTGTTAATTTTCATCGAAGAATATGTATTTGTAAACCcgacttaaccccttgaggacgcggtcaattttcctttttgcttttttcaatatTTTCTGCTCTCTTTTTAGAGCCTTaacattttccatctacagaactATATGCTTAGTTTAAATAGGgctaattgtactttataatgacacaaTTTATTTTACAACAAAGccttcataaaagcaaaaaaataatttgtgcattgaaaatgaaaaaaaaatgcaatttgtatttatataaaatattttgggggcttcattTTTACTCAGCCCCCTTTATAGTTAACATAATATGTTATCTCTAGGTTATAGATTAGTATgaatacagctatagacaatttgtatgggtttgttttttttctttactactactaaaaaaaaatcaaaacttattaaaaaaatttaatacgaTCAAAGtttccctattctgacccctacaacttttttttattttactattatatgaagtgaccaaaaaccggcaattctggtgtttggtattttatttgaaaaataggaGAAGGGTGATGATCAAACATTTTTATTATAAGAGGGGCTTAGGGAAGGTttttaaaaaacagaaaaacaatgtatttttacattttttaagcaaTAACTTGCTTGCTTTTACTGATCAATGCTTTTCTattacatagcattgatcagttataTCAGCGCTCTGCTAGTAGAAGATGCCTAAGCTCCCATCATAGTGCATGATAACATGTATGGTATGTGTTTCCAAAGGGTtaaaggatgatgatgatgatgatgatgatgaaaattGATATGTTGCTGCGCATGAAAAAACTAATCACAAACAAGTGATATTTACCTACCCTGGACCCCCACGGCTGTCATTCCATGCACTTATGTCCCCCCATTGCTCAGTTCTTTTTCCCGCTTCTGGGTTGAGGAGTAGGAGCAGGACCTGGACAACGGGCAGAAGCAATATACAAATCCCACCACAATACCTTCAATTCTACTGATaagcaattatttattttttccttcgaCAATTTAGCTACTATTTTTTTCAATTAATCAAATCCATTGTCTAAAGCTGTTGTTCAAACCAACCTCTCACTATTATGAGTTTCGTATAACAGATCAGTTGAGTCAAAGTTGCAATTAAAATCCTCTCAACGCCCACTCAGTGCCCCTTTTAGCCTTTGTTCTATTGTTCCTAATGATAGATTGCCAAAATATTTGCACCTTCCTATATTCCCACAAAAAGGGAAATAAGCCTGCATCCTTCATTTGGCATTTAGGACAATGTAAAATGTCTCTATACCCTAATCCACATCGTGTGTAAAAGAACAGTCCTTAGGGGAAAAGTCCTTCACATTCTCTAGTCAGCTGAAATAGACCCGAGGTCCCTCTCTAatcttcccttaaaggggtattccactcatagatatcttatcccctatccgatctCCATGCAGAACCTGGCGTGACCTCATGTCTCCAGTTCTGGAAACTCAGAGgtgtccgagactggagcagcagcctggcaCAAAATACTGGGTGCTGCACGGACATCGTGGGTGGTCCCAGTGGCACCCCCGCcatttaaacatcttatcccctatccaaatggatGTCTATGGGCTGAATACCCGCTTAATTACTTCttgaaatttttttccactgCTGACACTTGACAGTCAATACTGGAAGGTCCCAGTGGGGCTCTGTCTGAGACTTTGAGACAGCTGAGTGTAACAGGAGGAAACAATCGGCAATATTGTGACTGCATGCTACCCTCAACTACCCTTAAAAGCTGCTGCTGTTTGAGGCAACCTTGCTGGAAGGCTCCTTCCCAGACCCATCAGATTGTTTCAAGATCCATTAACATGTTCTCACCACAGAAACTTCCTTTTTTGGCTTGCTGCAAAAGACTCCTTTTGCCTTAAGTTTTTTTAGGGCCCATTCACGCTATGTATTTTGTGAGCAGAGTTCTTCAGAAACAAAAATTACTGCCTTCCGAAAATTGAGTAATCGTCCTATCATCAATGCTGCTGCAACAGTcaattttttgttattgttttttcaATTGAATTATTATTCATTGATTTTGTTTAATTATTTAGGGTTTTAGACTAGATAGAATATACTTCAATAATGATCGATTTATGTGTCAAATTTATCTATATTTTTTTGCtgaaatttgtgatattttgctgattttttttatatttctctgCAATGTGACCAGAatgaaaaagagacaaaaatagCAAGTGAGACTACAGCCTAAGAAACAGTATCTATTTGTTTATTGTGCTAAGAATATTCTAACGTAAGTCTACCTTCTTTACTactggtgtgtatgtatgtgttattCTTAATATAGGGAATGCGACACTATAAAACCAATGATTTTAATAAGACTGTGGTCATGGAGTTCATACTTCTAGCCTTTTCCAATTTGCAGCATCTTCAGATTTTACTTTTTACCTTTGTCCTATTGGCTCTTATATCCTGTGTTGTTGGGAACAGCGCCATACTTTTCTTAGTAAAATATGCACGCTCACTTCATACGCCAATGTATTTCTTCATTAGTAACTTTGCTGTCCTGGAAATAGTATTTGTATCCATCACTGTTCCTAAACTTCTAGCTAATTTACTTGAAGCCAGCAGGACGATATCATTTGTTGGGTGCTTTACCCAGTTGTATGCCTTTAACTCTTTGGGAGTAGGAGAATGTTATCTTCTGGCAGTCATGGCCTTTGATCGAGGTTTAGCCATTAACAACCCTTTGCGTTATTCCAGTATAATGAACAAGTCTCTTTGTATTGAACTTGCAGCTGTCCCGTGGGTTGTTGGATTTTTCTTAGCTGCCATACCTACAATATTTACAGCTCAACTGGAGTTCTGTGGACCCAATGAAGTCAACCATTTCTTCTGTGATTTGGCTCAAATACAAAGTCTCGCCTGTTCTAATCCTTTGGTCAGCAACCTGGTCACAAGTTCAACAGCTGTGTTTGCCAGCATGCTTCCATTTCTGATCATTTTAGGATTTTACATCCACATCATCGCCACCATCTCAAAAATTCAAAGTACTGTAGGCAAACAgaaagccttctccacctgtTCTTCCCACCTTATTGTATCCTGCTTGTTCTACTTCTCAGTCATTAT from Hyla sarda isolate aHylSar1 chromosome 11, aHylSar1.hap1, whole genome shotgun sequence harbors:
- the LOC130294919 gene encoding olfactory receptor 10A2-like, with the protein product MTRRFISGLVSLHAPMYYFISVFAVLEILFVSIIVPKLLDILIAGRNRISFEACFLQLYCADTTGIVECYLLTVMVFDRHFAITSPFQYGIIMTQWYIKLAIFPWLVGLVAAFIPTIFTASLKFCGPNVIDHFFCDLAPLQNLACSDSYVSNLVTSITAIFVVLLPFIVIIGFYTHIIVTVLKIKSVEGKRKAFSTCSSHLIVASLFFITGIVVYVRPNGSDYDKFFALIYKVVTPLLNPFIYTLRNKDVKTSLLRTFIVFKEKYVVTFKCKFCKNELFSK
- the LOC130294920 gene encoding olfactory receptor 5V1-like; translation: MRHYKTNDFNKTVVMEFILLAFSNLQHLQILLFTFVLLALISCVVGNSAILFLVKYARSLHTPMYFFISNFAVLEIVFVSITVPKLLANLLEASRTISFVGCFTQLYAFNSLGVGECYLLAVMAFDRGLAINNPLRYSSIMNKSLCIELAAVPWVVGFFLAAIPTIFTAQLEFCGPNEVNHFFCDLAQIQSLACSNPLVSNLVTSSTAVFASMLPFLIILGFYIHIIATISKIQSTVGKQKAFSTCSSHLIVSCLFYFSVIIVYLNPKGSQHDKFLALIYTVIIPLLNPFIYTLRNKDVKAALRKSQVLQVLGQIRISHVQEDHSRYP